TGAGCCGATAGGGATGTGAGGTCACTGTGCTGGAGAGAGCAGCCAACGGTCAACCCGACGAGCATTTGCCCAATCTTGCGCGCATTGGGATGGGGTTTAGCCTGGGGGTTGAACCAGCCACGGTAAAGATAGAACACGATCGCCCCGGCCGCAATGCCACCCAGAATCCAGGCCCCACTGCCAATCTGGAGGGTAACCAATCCTCCACCGATCACCGCTGACAGGATCAGTTCCAGGGATACCACTAACCAAGGGGGAACCCATGGGTCTCCAGGTTGGGCTGGCAGGAAAATGGGTTCCGTCAATACCAAGGGCTCCTGACTGTGCTTCATTGACTCCATTATGGGCAGGATTAAAATCCCAAATCAGCCTTGGCAGCTTCAGCTGCTTTGCAAACAACAGAGGTGGGCAGTTCGTCCCAAGGAACATCCCCAATTTCGGCGTAGAAGGTCTCGTCGTAGGGACGGGTGCGGACGACAACGGGCATGGGTACGGCATGACCCAGGATCAACGCCTGTTGTTTGGAATCCAGTTTCGCCAGCACGGCTCGTAAGCTCTGGGCTCCCGCAACCCCGGTAAAAATCGCTTCAATATCTTTTTCGTCGTTGAGGAGGGCGGTAATCCGGGTGCCAATCTGGGACATTACTTCCGGGTCAATCCCCGAGGGACGCTGATCTACCACCAACAGGGTAACAAAATACTTGCGCATCTCCCGGGCAATGGTACCGAAGATGGTTTGCCTGACGGTACTGGGATCGAGAAAGCGGTGGGCTTCTTCAATGGTGATCACTAACTGTTGGGGGCGATCGCTGACATTTTTGGATTGTAGGAACTGCTCTGCTTTGCGGACATAACTGGCATGAATGCGGCGGGCGATCACATTGGTTGCCAGCATATAAGACAACATATTGGACTGGGAACCAAACTCAACGACCACATGCTTCCCTGCTTCCAGGGATTCCAGAATTTGACCGACATAGTTCAGGGGGCAAGTATTGCGGATATATTTCAACTCGTCTAGGCGGTTGAGCTTCCGCTGCAAGGCCATGATCGAGGA
Above is a genomic segment from Neosynechococcus sphagnicola sy1 containing:
- a CDS encoding AbrB family transcriptional regulator, encoding MKHSQEPLVLTEPIFLPAQPGDPWVPPWLVVSLELILSAVIGGGLVTLQIGSGAWILGGIAAGAIVFYLYRGWFNPQAKPHPNARKIGQMLVGLTVGCSLQHSDLTSLSAQFPIFIGLACFLLVSGVMIGSVYSRLAATDVLTGLLATVPGNIGVMASIAADYGKNYSPGVFSAVDAVHRCHPDNSPPD